In Chromatiales bacterium 21-64-14, the DNA window ACCGGGCGTGGCATAGTCCGGCGCCGGGATGTCACGCCCGATCCTGGGATCGAGCACCTTCAGTTGTACTTTTTTTTGCATGATACCGTTCCGCGATCAGGGCAATGAGCTGACGGGCCAGACGTTCCTTGGGCGCGGCGGGCAGAGACGCGCCACCCCCTTCCCAGACCACTTCCAGGGCGTTGTCTTCGGCGTCGAAACCACGCCCACCACCCACCCAGTTGGCAGCCACCATGTCCAGTCCCTTGGACATGCGCTTGGCGCGGGCATTCTCGACCAACCGTTCGGTCTCGGCGGCGAATCCTACGGTAAATGGCGCCCCGGCCAAAGCCGCCACTTGGCGCAGGATGTCCGGCGCCGGTGCCAATGGCAACGTCACGGTGCCACGGCCCTTTTTGAGCTTCCCGGACGCCGGCGCTACCGGCGTATAGTCCGCCACCGCCGCAGCACTGATATATAGATGCGCCGCGGCCACGCGCTCCAGGACCGCCGCCTGCATCTCGGCGGCGCTCTCCACATCGATACGTTCCACCCGGTCCGGGGTCGCGCAGGCCACCGGCCCACTTACCAGGATCACCCGCGCCCCGGCCTCCGCGGCGGCACGCGCCACCGCGTACCCCATCTTGCCGGAGCTGCGGTTGCTGAGGAACCGCACCGGGTCCAGCGGCTCGCGGGTCGGAC includes these proteins:
- a CDS encoding bifunctional 4'-phosphopantothenoylcysteine decarboxylase/phosphopantothenoylcysteine synthetase; amino-acid sequence: MTAVLSNRRIVLGVSGGIAAYKSCELVRRLRLAGAQVRVVMTAAASAFVTPLTFQALSGQPVHQDLLDPGAEAAMGHIELARWADAVLVAPATADTLARFAQGRADDLLATLCLATTAPLALAPAMNHRMWAHPATQANRAVLESRGVRLWGPAAGDLACGEVGDGRMLEPDLLVERLVGLFAPGTLQGLTVLVTAGPTREPLDPVRFLSNRSSGKMGYAVARAAAEAGARVILVSGPVACATPDRVERIDVESAAEMQAAVLERVAAAHLYISAAAVADYTPVAPASGKLKKGRGTVTLPLAPAPDILRQVAALAGAPFTVGFAAETERLVENARAKRMSKGLDMVAANWVGGGRGFDAEDNALEVVWEGGGASLPAAPKERLARQLIALIAERYHAKKSTTEGARSQDRA